The DNA sequence cctgcactaattaattggcacatttgagatcaccccttcgaaaaattaagattgagttataaaacgtgaaaattcaatgattagatcaaaatctattcagggtggtctgtcTTTTATTTTGTACACTATACATCGAGTTCTAcgaacaaaatgttcttaaattctctccaaaaatatgatgaaaaaaactgTGGATCTAGGTTTTAAATCCACTCAGCTTTAGAGCGGGTACCAGCTTGTCAGGGATATAAAGGCGGTAGGTGcacaatgcttattttattttcagcatcACTCCTCGTTAGTCATAAATCATGGAGTCTTCATATCGATGACCCTCTAGCTCGCAATAGACTGTTGGGCgaattttttctgtatataaatattttaaataaattctctttacgtggatattttattgttataccATAATTAGGTTTGCAATAAGGTAAAATGAACGAGAGAAGGCCACACATTTTAAAGGAACCGCAACGctatttttttctcgaatttgGATCCCTAAAGCcaaattcgagaaaaaaatagaatttttaaaaaaatattgaggagTCAATTTTAAACTCcagattcaaacttttttaaattttatttatttttatatgagatTGCTCGaatgaaaagtttctaaaaaagaaattattacttataCTTGTGTCGAGGAacctttaaaagaaagtttttgtaTTGTACTTTCGCAGACCTTAAAAAACAATCCAAAAACATGGTCTTATGCTCGTTTATTTGCTTTCCCTTAAATGAGGtcctttgcaaaatattttcttattatttatttatattttcgctgaaaaggttaatatttgctttatttcgTTTCCATTGAAAAAGGTTTTCGCTTAATATTTCTACTAACCCAATCATGACAGCAAacgaaaatgcaaaaaataaggtttacagtttgcttgtttttaaacctaaataacaatattttttttaaaaaattaaaaatcatttagttttcCTTTAAGGAGGAAAGGTtggaaattgcaatatttttacgtcattgaaaaaaggtttttactgCAAACCTTTTCGTGACaatgaaaattaagttaaaacacAAGGTTGTcgtaaggttacatgctttctgggaaTGGTGTCTATTGTCTTTACTGATTCAGAAGTCATTACTGTTTCTATTGCATTGTCCTCAGGGAAAAGCTCCATCCTTCTTTCCTGGTAGGCTTGGAAAAGCATCACACTTTCTAAGTTTTCCTTCTCGACCATCCTCTTATGATGGGCGATGGTTTCAACAATAGTATCCTTCTTATCAAACTGTTTAGCTTGATTTCTGTCGTAATTTAGTCGTTCCTCATCTGTTTTCAGGTCCCATAGACGTACAATCTTTCGTTGCTCGGGCCTTTCGGGGAGTCGCTTTCCGCCTCGTCCGTATCTGTGATAAGTAGCCATGGCAGTGCTGAGCTTGGCCAACCTTACGCGGCGATATCCGATGCTCGAAATGATTAAATCAAGTGACATGATATAAGGTGATGCGAAGTACCTGCCCGCGAAGCGGGCATCTCATTTCTTCTTCTAGTAATGTTCGCCCTAAGGCAGCGTTTTCCAAACTGGGAGGCGCGCCTCCTTAGGGAGGCGCGGGCTAGTCTAAAGGGAGCCGCGAAAATTAGTCACAGTGAACAATTTTCCAAATTACTGCTAAAGTTTTCTATGTAAAAAATGAGaggataaatgaaaaaataccttCGTGCTTTATCGCGCATAGTTCAACTAAACATTTCGTAACTTAGCACCCATATACCTAGACGTCCTAGACCCCGGCAAATCTTTTGAACCAAGGCCGTCGTTAATTTAGCTACACTCGACCGACACAACTTAACAAAAGCCAGATGCTCGCGCACTAATTCCATTGGATGCCACATATCTAGAAATGATCGACGCACGTTTAGCTCACCAATTTGTTTCGTGTCATTTAATCGGTTCAGCAGTGTTAGGTTGTGTTTCTATTGTTATTGACGTGATTGCCCACTGGTTATAacagtaagtaatttaatagttttatctttttagaataatataatattattcctAATATTTCCAGACAAATGGATAAGTTTTTGATAGGGTATAAGCGAAAATCCACTAATAATGAAGATTCTAATGTTGGCACAAGTAGTGGGAATACAAGCCACAAGGAACAGGAAGGAAGAACTCCCAAGACAAGGAAATACGGCTTATCCTATTTATCGTTCggatttactattattattaaagataatttggAAATACCAATGTGTTTGTTGTGTTCAAAAGTTTTGACTGCTGATAGTATGAGGCCCGGCAAATTGAAACGGCACCTTGAAACTATTAATTCTGAATACGTTGGTAAGCCCCAAgaattttttccaagaaaattgGATGAGTTATCTAAAAACaagcaatatttcaattttttttcatattccatCAAATGCATTACTAGCACCATACCTAGTGTCGTACAGAATCGCGCAATGTAAAAAATCCCACACAATAGCAGAAGCCTTAGTTTTGCCAGCAGCTATTGATATGGTCAAAACAATGTTTGGTCAATCTTATGCGAATCAGCTGCGACAAATACTGCTTGCTGATAATACAATTGGCAGAAGAATTGATGATATAGCTGATGATCTTTGTGACCAATTAGTTTCTCGAATGCGTACTTCAAAATTCGCCATACAAGTAGATGAAGCTACTGATGTAGCTAAAGACGCACATTTAATTGCATATGTTCGATATGTTGACGATACTAATATAATTGAGGATATCTTATTTTGCAAACCAATTCCTGTCAGAGCCACAtccaatgaaattttcaaaataatagacagattttttaatgagaacGACAAAATGTGGAATAATTGCATTGGGCTCTGTACTGACGGTGCACAATCAATAGAGGAACACAAAACTGGTCTTTAAACActagttaaaatgaaaacatctGAGGTTCTCTGGACGCACTGCATGCTCCACAGAGCAGCTCTCATatcaaaaacaataaacgaGGAACTTAACAATGTTTTCGCAAAAGTAACGaaagttataaattacataaaaaacagTCCATTAAAAGTAAGGTTGTTCGTAAAACTGTGTGAAGATATGCGAGCTAATTACACGTCACTTCTGTACTATTTTGAAGTGCGCTGGCTATCTCGTGCAGAAGTGATTCTAAGGGTACTTGAACTCAAAGAAGAAATTGCTATGTTTTTCGAGGAAAATCATAATGAAGACGGCAATATGTTTAGGgatgataattttatctttaaacttacatatttggttgacatttttgaaaaattgagtgTTCTTAATAAATCAATGCAAGTACCGCAAATGCATTTGCTTATACAAAAAGACAAAGTGAAAGCATCTATTAAAAAAGTGGAGCTATGGAAATCAAATTTGCAGAAAAGTAAGATTGACATGTTTCCACGTTTAAATTTATGCGCCCGAAATAACATAAatcaacaaacaaaattttctaaattctgaGCAAACAAAAATCTCTTTGTGGAACACTTGAAAGGTTTGTTGCTtcaattttcgaattattttggTGGTCTTGATTTTACAAAGTTTGCGTGGATACAGAATCCATTTATCGACGAAGAAGATGTGGAATTTGGATTGACaagtattgaaaaagaaaaattgattgaattatCTTGTGATactacattaaaacataaatttcagaCTGTATCTCTGGTTCAATTCTGGTTGAATCTTCATACAGAATATAACACTTTGtcaaacaaagttttaaaagtactaCTGCCGTTCGCCTCATCATATTTATGCGAAACGGGATTTTATGCCTTGGCTGCAATGAAATCCAAATAGCTTGCTTAATTGTAGAAAAAGAGCTACGAGTAGCTATATCGTCACAGATTTGATAAACAGGTCCAAATATTTGATCAACTTTGTGCTAATAGACAAGCACATCCAtctcattaaaaacaataataaaatatcgttttccaTTAGtttgtatgaataaattttataagagtaaaaatgtttgtgtttttatttcatgaaatcttCAGGGATGGGCGccaaatgattaaatatttttgagggaGGCGCAGTAACATCAA is a window from the Parasteatoda tepidariorum isolate YZ-2023 unplaced genomic scaffold, CAS_Ptep_4.0 HiC_scaffold_3894, whole genome shotgun sequence genome containing:
- the LOC107442655 gene encoding zinc finger BED domain-containing protein 5-like, which codes for MDKFLIGYKRKSTNNEDSNVGTSSGNTSHKEQEGRTPKTRKYGLSYLSFGFTIIIKDNLEIPMCLLCSKVLTADSMRPGKLKRHLETINSEYVAPYLVSYRIAQCKKSHTIAEALVLPAAIDMVKTMFGQSYANQLRQILLADNTIGRRIDDIADDLCDQLVSRMRTSKFAIQVDEATDVAKDAHLIAYVRYVDDTNIIEDILFCKPIPVRATSNEIFKIIDRFFNENDKMWNNCIGLCTDGAQSIEEHKTGL